Proteins from a genomic interval of Rosa chinensis cultivar Old Blush chromosome 2, RchiOBHm-V2, whole genome shotgun sequence:
- the LOC112188793 gene encoding scarecrow-like protein 23: MLQSLVPQSPIGANPKNPTSSSSSMKTKRADRDDSDSAADDPSFSNKRPSFSREPTAEPAEQVAEGESAGLKLLGLLLQCAEGVAMDNLHDASDLLPEISELSSPFGSSPERVGAYFAHALQTRVISSCLGTYTPLTTKTLTVAQSQRIFNALQAYNSISPLVKFSHFTANQAIFQALDGEDHVHVIDLDIMQGLQWPGLFHILASRSKKIRSMRITGFGSSTELLESTGRRLADFASSLGLPFEFQPLEGKIGSISELSQLGIRPSEATVVHWMHHCLYDVTGSDLATLRSLSLLRPKLITIVEQDLSHSGSFLGRFVEALHYYSALFDALGDGLTVDSLERHMVEQQLFGCEIRNILAVGGPKRTGEIKVERWGEELKRVGFRPVSLGGNPAAQAGLLLGMFPWKGYTLVEENGCLKLGWKDLSLLTASAWQPSD; the protein is encoded by the coding sequence ATGCTTCAGAGCTTAGTACCCCAATCCCCAATTGGCGCCAACCCTAAAAACCCTACCTCGTCTTCTTCCTCCATGAAGACCAAGCGCGCCGACCGCGACGACTCCGATTCCGCCGCCGACGACCCCTCCTTCAGCAACAAGCGCCCGAGTTTCTCGCGCGAGCCGACCGCCGAGCCGGCCGAGCAGGTGGCCGAGGGCGAGTCGGCCGGGCTCAAACTCTTGGGGCTTCTGCTACAATGCGCCGAGGGCGTGGCCATGGACAATCTCCACGACGCGAGCGACCTGCTCCCGGAGATCTCCGAGCTGTCGTCGCCGTTCGGGTCCTCGCCGGAGCGCGTTGGCGCGTATTTCGCCCACGCGCTGCAGACGCGCGTGATCAGCTCCTGCTTGGGGACGTACACGCCTCTGACGACGAAAACCCTAACGGTGGCGCAGTCGCAGCGGATCTTCAATGCTCTGCAGGCGTACAACTCCATCTCTCCGCTCGTGAAATTCTCTCATTTCACGGCGAACCAGGCGATTTTCCAGGCCCTGGACGGCGAGGATCACGTCCACGTCATCGACCTGGATATAATGCAGGGCCTCCAGTGGCCAGGATTGTTCCACATCCTGGCCTCCCGGTCAAAGAAGATCCGGTCAATGCGAATCACCGGGTTCGGATCCTCCACCGAGCTCCTCGAGTCCACCGGCCGCCGGCTCGCCGACTTCGCAAGCTCCCTCGGCCTGCCCTTCGAGTTCCAGCCCCTGGAGGGCAAAATCGGAAGCATATCGGAGCTGAGTCAACTCGGAATCCGACCGAGCGAGGCCACGGTGGTGCACTGGATGCACCATTGCCTCTACGACGTCACCGGAAGCGACCTGGCGACGCTGAGGTCGCTGAGCCTGCTCCGGCCGAAGCTGATCACGATCGTGGAGCAGGACCTGAGCCACAGCGGGAGCTTCCTGGGGAGGTTCGTGGAGGCGTTGCATTACTACAGCGCGTTGTTCGACGCGCTCGGGGACGGGTTGACTGTGGACAGCCTAGAGAGGCATATGGTGGAGCAGCAGCTGTTCGGGTGTGAGATAAGGAACATCCTGGCCGTGGGGGGGCCCAAGAGGACTGGGGAGATCAAGGTGGAGAGGTGGGGGGAGGAGTTGAAGCGGGTCGGGTTTCGGCCCGTTTCGCTTGGCGGTAACCCGGCCGCCCAGGCCGGCTTGTTGCTTGGGATGTTTCCTTGGAAAGGGTACACATTGGTGGAGGAGAACGGGTGCTTGAAGTTGGGCTGGAAGGATCTTTCCTTGCTCACCGCCTCGGCCTGGCAGCCGTCCGATTGA
- the LOC112190666 gene encoding 60S ribosomal protein L27 has product MVKFLKPNKAVILLQGRYAGRKGVIVKAFDDGTRDRAYGHCLVAGIKKYPSKVIRKDSAKKTAKKSRVKPFVKLVNYQHLMPTRYTLDVDLKEVVTPDVLSSKDKKVTALKETKKRFEERFKTGKNRWFFTKLRF; this is encoded by the coding sequence ATGGTGAAGTTTTTGAAGCCAAACAAGGCCGTGATCCTCCTCCAGGGCCGCTACGCCGGGCGCAAGGGCGTCATCGTCAAGGCCTTCGACGACGGCACTCGCGACCGCGCCTACGGCCACTGCCTGGTCGCCGGAATCAAGAAGTACCCGAGCAAGGTGATCCGCAAGGACTCGGCCAAGAAGACCGCCAAGAAGTCGAGGGTGAAGCCCTTCGTCAAGCTCGTCAACTACCAGCATCTGATGCCCACGCGCTACACCCTCGACGTGGATCTCAAGGAGGTCGTCACCCCCGACGTGCTCTCCAGCAAGGACAAGAAGGTCACGGCTTTGAAGGAGACCAAGAAGAGGTTTGAGGAGAGGTTCAAGACCGGAAAGAACAGGTGGTTCTTCACCAAGCTCAGGTTCTGA
- the LOC112188277 gene encoding cysteine-rich and transmembrane domain-containing protein WIH1 — protein sequence MSSSTNSAAAYTAPASQPGPYVQAPPPAGYPTMRDDSDLPQIHGRVETKSKGDGFWKGCCAALCCCCMLDACF from the coding sequence ATGAGTTCCAGCACTAATTCCGCAGCAGCGTACACTGCTCCGGCTTCGCAACCGGGACCTTACGTCCAGGCTCCGCCTCCTGCCGGCTATCCCACCATGAGAGACGACTCCGATTTGCCCCAGATTCATGGTCGTGTGGAAACCAAGTCCAAGGGTGATGGCTTCTGGAAGGGCTGCTGTGCTGCCTTGTGTTGCTGTTGTATGCTCGATGCTTGCTTTTGA